The following are encoded together in the Janthinobacterium sp. Marseille genome:
- the mobA gene encoding molybdenum cofactor guanylyltransferase MobA has product MDTSQITGLILAGGRGTRMGTVDKGLQLFRDAPMALHVLMRLSPQVGYIMINANQNIAPYEGFGVPVWQDEMQGFAGPLAGLQTGLIHCETDYLVTSPCDSPFLPKDLVERLADGLEQNNADIAVAVTGEGATRQAHPVFCLVKASLLPHLTLYLQEGGRKFDKWYSSLAVAEVHFDDEDAFRNINTLDDLRKYETTA; this is encoded by the coding sequence ATGGATACCAGTCAAATTACCGGACTCATACTGGCAGGCGGACGCGGTACCCGTATGGGCACTGTCGACAAAGGCCTGCAACTGTTCCGCGATGCGCCCATGGCCTTGCATGTGTTGATGCGCCTGTCGCCGCAAGTCGGCTACATCATGATCAATGCCAACCAGAATATCGCGCCGTATGAAGGCTTCGGCGTGCCGGTGTGGCAAGATGAAATGCAGGGCTTTGCCGGCCCGCTGGCCGGTTTGCAAACCGGACTGATCCACTGCGAAACCGATTACCTGGTCACTTCGCCTTGCGACTCCCCTTTCCTGCCCAAGGATCTGGTAGAGCGACTGGCAGATGGCCTGGAACAAAACAATGCAGACATCGCAGTGGCAGTCACCGGCGAAGGTGCAACCCGCCAGGCGCATCCGGTCTTCTGCCTGGTCAAGGCTTCACTATTACCGCACCTGACGCTGTACTTGCAGGAAGGTGGGCGCAAATTCGATAAATGGTATTCATCCCTGGCGGTGGCCGAAGTCCATTTCGACGACGAAGATGCCTTCCGCAATATCAATACGCTGGATGACTTGCGTAAATACGAGACCACTGCCTGA